The DNA region TACATGACAGACTCATTAGACTAACTTAACCATAGCTGCTATCAACATCCATGACAGACCAATTACAAACATTAACCATAAATTTTTCCTCTTTTCCATTGCAATCTTTTTCTTCAGTTTTTCTAACTTGTTAAGCTTTCCGACTCTGCAATCTATCTCCTCAACAATCTCTTTAgcaaattcaatcaaataagCCTTGTTGACTTCACATTGGCGGCATCCGGACGGATTGGTTTCTTTCACTGCAAACTCACTGACCAAATCATCCCACAAAAATAAACCGCACCCATTCTGCAATTTGAGACAAACACCACCAACAATTAATTTCGAAATCAaactcaaaataataaaatgcttCAAAATTGCTCACCATATAATTCCTGCATTTCCAAAATTTGCGACCGGGGTTTTCAATTGACTTGGAGACCCACAACTTCATGGTTTCATTGCATCCACATCTTGGTAAGCCGTTTCCAACTTCACTCGTGGAAGATGCCTTGCTGCCACCCATAACCCAGATGAAGGGGACACGGACGAAGATgaagagagggatggatttggggtagggatggatttcacgaagagagagagagggatggatttgggatagggatggatttcacgaagagagagagggatggatttgggatagggatggatttcacgaagagagagagggatggatttggaACCCTAATTTCTAGTTTATGCCATGCTGGAGACCTAATGAAGATTCACatgtgaaaataaaaaaattaaaaagccACGTCTGAAATAAAAAACCAAG from Lathyrus oleraceus cultivar Zhongwan6 chromosome 1, CAAS_Psat_ZW6_1.0, whole genome shotgun sequence includes:
- the LOC127136009 gene encoding uncharacterized protein LOC127136009, with amino-acid sequence MGGSKASSTSEVGNGLPRCGCNETMKLWVSKSIENPGRKFWKCRNYMNGCGLFLWDDLVSEFAVKETNPSGCRQCEVNKAYLIEFAKEIVEEIDCRVGKLNKLEKLKKKIAMEKRKNLWLMFVIGLSWMLIAAMVKLV